The genomic stretch AGAGAATACCTAGCGAGATTCAACAAAAGGACCATCAAGGTGGTCCATCCCAACCAAGAAATGTTCATGGGAGCTTTGTAGAATAAACTTAAAGCTAGTCATTTCAACAAGTCGCCCTCCAGTTTTTCCACCGAACCATATGCCTCTTAATAATTCGTGTTCGAATTCAATAAATTTTAGGTCTCGTTGAGACTTTCTTTCATTGTGGTTAACTTGTCATGGGTTTCACTACAGACTTGTCAGCCAGGATATAAGCATTGAACATCACACGCTCTAGAAGGACGCCACTCAAGTGATGAGTCATACCCGGGAGACGTGTAGCCAATTTCATAGGCGTAAGAACCGACCTCTCCGTTGACTTCTTCATCAGAGTTCACGTCAATACATACTCATCTAGATAGTTGAATAAACTATTCTTTTTCTACATATCAGGTCATCTTGCCTATCTTATCGCAAGTAAAGTAGCATCTATAGTACTCACCACAAGTACACTCTAAAAAGGCGTTTCATTGTTTGCATGATCCTTATTGTCATGTTATTAATTGGATACAAGATACACAGATGCATTACAATTTACAACTACTCAAAGCAATGTTCATCAATCATGTACATGTAATCACTTTATTTCATCATAGCCACTGATACTCATTTTGATGACATTTGTGTAATTGTAGCCTTTAGGCAGCAGCTTCTGATGGAGAAGAGAATTTCTTGTTGATGTAAACAGGATCTCCCAATTTAAGCATGTTTCCGTCCCCTTCAGCAGAAGAATCCTTCCAGTTCCACACTGTAAGTTGACCAAAGTAGACCTACACAGTCATTTCACATGTCACTTGACATCAATGAAACCAAAGGGACATTCATTGAAAATCTGATGACTGAATGTCTCACCTTGTTTTTGTCTTTTTCATTTGGTCTCAAGACATGGCCAGACCTAACTTTCATGAGAGTTTCAGTTGGTTCAGTTCCAAATATTGCTGTCTGTTGATCGACCGTTGGTACCTGACCGTATtataaacatcatcaataaagtTGGATGCATAACTGGATTATTACGAAATAATAGGAAAATATGGATTCACATATCTAATTTATTATCATTGATATAGTTTCCTTAGTTTTCTATGTTCTTAAGGATCTTCTAGCTATATGACAAGTAGGAAATTATTGAGTAGAACTTTGTACCTTACAACGGGCACACAGCTTGACACCATGAAATGAAAACCTGCTTATATTGATATCTCTCCACAAGTCTTCAGCATATGGTTCACAACCTTCAACAAGGATACTGCACCATGTGCCACCAAAATTTCAATTATGTAATCTAAACTAGTAACCTATACTGTGAAAGGATATAAATATGACAACAGGCAACGAGAAGATATGAACAAATTGATACTTGGGTCTGAAACGGTTCATTGGTATCGGTTCTTCCAGAAGCTTGTTTAGTGCATCCAGTGATTCCTGAAagcaataaataaaaagtaaaaagtaaAGACTTAAATAAGTaaatttcaattttgtttctCAGCTGCAACTGGCCTGACCTGAGATGCGATTAAGAATGGGTAACCATCACTGAAGAAGATCTGCTGCTGTCCCTCAACATAATTAGGGTCTACGTTTCTAACTTCTGAAGCTGCAATTGAAAACATTACTCAAGAGTTCTCATTAGTATATATGTCATGCAC from Vicia villosa cultivar HV-30 ecotype Madison, WI linkage group LG4, Vvil1.0, whole genome shotgun sequence encodes the following:
- the LOC131595154 gene encoding uncharacterized protein LOC131595154, yielding MGAVTPSLTTELASPEAKITGIFTYPIKSCRGISLPHAPLTPFGFRWDRQWVVVNSKGRACTQRVEPKLALVEVELPPEAFLEHWKPTTDSFMVLKAPGMEPLKVCLNKQYQVVDEVTVWDWTGPAWDEGSEASQWFSDYLGKPSKLVRFNTASEVRNVDPNYVEGQQQIFFSDGYPFLIASQESLDALNKLLEEPIPMNRFRPNILVEGCEPYAEDLWRDINISRFSFHGVKLCARCKVPTVDQQTAIFGTEPTETLMKVRSGHVLRPNEKDKNKVYFGQLTVWNWKDSSAEGDGNMLKLGDPVYINKKFSSPSEAAA